The Roseomonas gilardii nucleotide sequence CTTGGAACATCGGGTTCTGGGTGTTGAAGATCAGCGCCGGCAATGTCGGGTCGGGATGCGCATAGGGAAAGCGCGGGAACCAACCCTGGATATGCTCCGATTGCCGCGCCAGGGTGAACATGCCCTCCGGCGAGACGTCATGGACCACATCCAACTCGTGATTGAGCTGCGCGATCACGCGCTTGTCCGGAGGCCCGCCATCGACATAGGAGAGGTAGCGCGGTGCTGGTTGTCCGAAGCGCCCGAGCGTGGTCCGTTGCCAGTCCTCTCGCCGCTGCCAAGTGAATCGCCGTCCCTCGGGATCGTAGCTGTGCAGCGTGTAGGCTCCCAGCGAGACCGGTGGGTTGAAGTCGAACCGTACCGGGTCCGCCACCTTCTCAAAAACATGCTTGGGCATGATCCAGATGGCGTTGAAGCGCACCATGAAATTGGCGTGGAAGCGCGCATTAGGCCGCTTCAGTTTGAACACCACGGTATAGGGATCGGGGGCAGACACCTGATCCACGTTTAGGATCAGTTGCGCGCTCCAGCGCATGCCGGGGTTCTTGATCTGCGTCTCGACGGTATGCACCACATCGGTGGCAGTGAACTCCACCCCGTCGCTCCAGTGGATGCCGCGGCGCAGCTTGGCGGTCATCTCGGTGAAGTCGGCATTGTAGATCGGTGGTTCGGCCGCCAAGGAATTGTCGAAGGGACCGTCCAGCCCGCTTTCCGGATCGATATACCAGAGCGTGTCCATCGCGACCTGCTGCAGCCCGTTATACTGGCTGCCGGCATTGATCGCCCAGATGTTGAACCAGCCGGCGTTGCGGATCACACCTTCCGGGTTTTCTAGGATCAGGGTCTCGCGCCGTGGCGGAGCGGCGGGGACTGAACCGGAACTTCCCGTCTGGGCGCTGAGTGGTGCGGCGGCGAGCACGATCGGCGTGGCCAGCAGGGATCTGCGGCTAAGCGACATGGACCATTCCTCCACGTGCCGGCTTTGCCGGCTATCGTTGAAGGGAGGCTAGGAGCGTCGCTTCACAAAAGTCAACGACAATTTGGATATAAACCCGAATTTCGGGAATACTAGGCGAGGAGAAGTCGCATGACAATGTCCTGGCCGTGATTGCCGAAACCTCGGCCGAAGATGTTGATCCCTCCGGGATGAGCGGCATCCTCCTCGATGCCGATCCTCAACCGGATGGAGTGATGCTCGTCGAGCGCGAGGTCGAGCAGCGTCACATCGGACAGGCGAATTCCATCGAAGAAGGTGCCATTCTCGGTTACGCGCCAGTTGGTAAGACGGCCATACTGCGACCCCGCCAGCTTCCACCAGCGCGGTGTATGCACGCCCCTCTTGTCGCCGTAATCGGAGGGAGAGGTCCAGCTGCCCAGTCTCACTCCGTTTACCCATAGCGTGATGTCGGATGGCCAGTTGAGGCTGGTGCCCGGAACTTCGGAGGAAAGCTCCATGCTGAATTCCAGCGCCCGCACCTGGGCTCCTATCAGCTTGGCATTGTTGGGGAACTTGTACTCGACGAATCCGCGCGAGAACCAGATCAGCGCTGCTTCGACCCTCGCCGGATCGAGAAAGAAATCCGGCACGTCGAGTAGGCCAATCACTCCACGCTGGGAGCACAGACCGCAGGGTGCGCGCACGTTGCAGGAGGTATAGAGACCCAGGGGCATGGCGACCTCGACGAGGTCGCTGCGCTGCGTCAAGGCGGGACCGTCGAGACGTATGACGATGTCATCGAAGCGGACATGGCAGATCTTCTGCTGGCCCTTCCTTGCCTTGACGACCTCGGTCTCGATCAGGCGGCACTCCTCCAGCACCTGTACATTTGCAGCCACTGTGGATTGGGGGAGGTCGAGCCGCTCGCCGATCTGGTTCACATTGAGGGGGCCGTGTTGCCGCAGCAGACGCAAGATCTGTATTCGCACGGGCGATGCCAGACCACGGACCAGCTCGGCATGAGCCTCCGGGATCACGGTCAGGAAGGCTCGGTTCTGCGGATCGCTCATCGGCTCTCCATCGGGCATCAGAGCATTACATACCCGATTTTCAGATAGTGAAAAGAAGAGCTACGAGCTTACTGTTTACTGGGAACGCGGAGTATCGACATGGGTGCGCCCTGAGTTGGCATGTCCGGTTCCCGACCTGAGGGGCAGCCTCTACGGCAGTCTGTTGTAGTCGTTGGCAGTGCCTCGAAACACCAGACAGCAGCCGCATCGAGGCGAGGCTTCCGCACGTGGTGCACGACGGGATCGGTCTCGGCCACGGCTGACCCTCGGTGAGCGAGAGCACGACAGGCCGGCCTATCCGACGCGGCAAACATGGGACTTGGAGCCAGATCACCTTCAGCCGGGGCCGATACAGGGGGAAAGGCCCTCTTCAAGTGCGTTTGTGCACCGAATTTTCACCTTGCAAGGACGGTAACCAAGCGATACATTACGTTATCGGAATAACAGGGCTGTTCAGAAATCCCGGCAGGGGAGGTTACTATGCCGAAGAGCCGCTGTAAGATTCTGAGCCATCCGCTGCTCTTCATTCTCCTTGCTGTTTTCGTGGGGGCCTCCTCGTTCGATGCGGTGGCGTCCGAGCCGCCCGCTGCGGAAACCACCTGCCCTCGCGTGGTACGGGCGGAGGTTGTCGCTTTCGAACAATCCTACCTTCTGAACCGCTTCGGCAGCTTTGTGCCGGCGGGGATGATGTATGCGCTGCGCCACGATGTCGTTTCACTCGATGGCGGCACGGAGTTGCGCCCCGGCCGGGTGCGGTTGCGCCCGGACAAGCGGCCGCGCCCACTGGTGCTGCGGGTGAATGAGGGCGACTGCCTTGAGGTCACCTTCCAGAACTTGCTGCGTACCGATTGGCAGGAAGAAGGTGGCGTGTTGCCCGACGACGACGGCAGCCTGCCAGGCCATACCGCGGCACGCCCCGGAGAAATGCCGCGTCAGCCCCGCGTGCGGCCCGGTCCGGTCAGCATCGACGCCCCGCGCACCCGTGCGGCCTCCTTCCACATCACCGGGCTCGAACTCGTTCGGATGCGACCGGAGGACTGCCCGGCCGGTGTCGCCTGCGGCGGCGACGGGAGCAATGTCGGGCGACCTGGTCATCAGGGCCTGGTGGTGCGCGACGGCACCCCGCATTCCATCGCGCGGGACTATCCGCTCGGCTCGCTCGCGGCGCCCGGCCAGACCATCGTCACGCGCTGGCGGGCACAGCGGGAAGGCGCCTATTTCGCCTACTCCGCTGCCGCGCCCGTGGGTGGGGAAGGGGATGGCGGGCAGATCGGCCTCGGCCTCTTCGCTTCGGTCAATGTCGAGCCAGCGGGATCACGCTGGTATCGCTCGCAGGTGACCGCCGAGGAATTGCGCATGGGCACCACGGTGCCCGCCGCCGACCACCATGACTATCGCGGCATCGACTATCGAGCGGATCATCCGACGCGAAAGCTGCCTGACGGCAGCGCGGTACCGCTGTTCCGGATGCTCGACGACCGCAACCGCATCCTGCATTCTGACCTCAACGCGATCGTCGTGCTACCGGCCGGCGCCGAGCCTTGCGCGCATTTCGCCAGCGACTGCGCGCGGTCGTTCCGTGAATTCACCGTGATCCTGCACGACGAGATCCATGCGCGGCAGGCCTTCGACCGCCTGGAGAACGAGAATGACCCACTGTCGAAGATCCGCGACGGCATGGGCATCAATTACGGCGCCTCCGGCATGGGCTCGCTGGCGCTGGCGAGCGGGGCGCATGGCGAAGGCGTGCCGCCGCTGCAGAACTGCCGCGAATGCCGTGCGGAGGAGTTCTTCCTGTCCTCCTGGGCTGCCGGCGATCCGGCGCTGATCCTCGCTTTCGACGGCGACACGCCGTCAGGTGCGCGGTGGTCGGACGACCCATCCAACGTGCATCACTCCTACCTCGGCGACGCGGTGCGCTTCCGCAACCTCCATGCCGGGCCAAAGGAGACGCATGTCTTCCACCTGCACGCCCATCAATGGCTGCTGGACCCGCAGGATCCGGATTCCAGCTATCTCGATTCCCAGACCATCTCGCCGGGTGCGACCTTCAGCTATGACATCGGCTTCGGCGGCACGGGCAATCGCAACTACACGCCGGGCGACAGCATCTTCCACTGCCATCTCTACCCGCATTTCGCGCAGGGCATGTGGGAACTGTGGCGTGTCCACGACACCTTCGAGGATGGCCGCTTCGGCCGGACCTGGTATCGCCCCGACCAGCCAGCCGGGCCGGACAACGATCCACGCTGGCGCAACCTGCCGGACGGGGAGATCGCCACCGGTACGCCGACGCCTGCGCTGCTGCCGATCCCGGGCAGCGCGCTTGCCCCGCTACCGGTCGCGGAGTTCGCCGGCTATCCGCATTACGTCCCCGGCATCGCCGGTCATCGTCCGCCGCAGCCGGCGCTCGACATGGACGTGGACGAAGGCACAGGCTGGATCGCTGTCTCGGGCGCCGAGCCTCCACCCGGCGCCATCGTCAATGGCGGCCTGCCGCGGCACGTGGCGCGGGGGGGTACCCTTGACCGGGAGCGGGAGCGGGTGATCGAGTCCGCGTTGGACCGTGGCGGCGGCGCCGCGCAACTGATCGCGCAGCGCATCCGCCGCCAGGCCGATCCCGCCAGCTTCGGAGTGCTGGCGCAGGAATGGGAGACCATCGACCTCGCCTTCCGTGCCCATGCCGGCGAGCCTGCAGAACAGCAGGCCATAGCCTTCCACGAAGGCACGCTCGCCGTGCCGGGGCTCAACCCTGTGGCGAACCCTGCGGCGCCGCGGCCTGAGTGGTGGAGACCGCGCGCCTACCGCACCGACCGCGTCAATGGCGATCTCGACGCACCCGCCGCCGCAGCCGACGCCAAGGCACTGTTCTTCGTCAACGGCCTGCCACGTGCCCCCGGCGCGCCCTTCGCCAATCCCTGCCCGGCCGGTGCGCCGGAACGGCATTACCGCGCCGCCTTCATCCAGACCGAACTGGTCTACAACCGCCATGGCTGGTTCGACCCGCAGGGCCGCATCATCGTCCTTGAGGACGACATCCACCGCATCGTCGATCCCAACACCCGGACCCGCCTGCCGGAGCCACTGTTCTTCCGGGCCAATTCCGGCGAGTGCATCGTGTTCCGCTCGACCAACCTGGTGCCGAGCCTGCTGAACGTTGACGACTTCCAGATCGTTACGCCGACCGATACGATCGGCCAGCACATCCATCTGGTGAAGTTCGACGTCACCTCCTCGGACGGGTCCGGCAATGGCTGGAACTACGAGGACGGCACCTTCTCGCCGGACGAGGTGCGCGAACGCGTGCTGCGCTACAACGACACTCCCGCCGGTCAGGCCAACCCGCTGACGCTGCGCGAACATCCGCTGTTCCGGCCCGGCGGCACGATCTACGAGGCAGCGCAGCTCGATCCTGTCCATGCGACGCTGCTCCGGCGTGGCCAGTGTCCTGGCCGTGAGGGCGACGAAACACCGAATGCTGCCGACGACGAAACGCGGCGGCGTGACCGGACGAGGCTCTACATCGAGCGGCTGAATCGTGATCACCCCTTCTGCGGTGCACAGCGCACCACGCAACGCTGGTGGGCGGACCCGATCCTCAGCACACGGCGTCCGGGGCGTGACAACACGCTGCGCACCGTCTTCACCCATGACCATTTCGGCCCGAGTTCCCATCAGCAGCACGGCCTCTATGCCGGGCTGGTAGTCGAGCCTGCCAATTCCCTGTGGGTGCGCAGTGGGGAGCGCCCGCTGACGCCCGAGGAGGTCGATGCGCTGCGCGGTCCGGACCCCGCCGCACCGCGCCCGCCGATGACGCTCGCCGAGCAAGGGTTCTGCCGAGACCGCGCCGAGGCGCTGGCGCGCGGCGAGGATGACCCCATGGCCGACCCATCCCGCATCGCGGAGCGCGCGCGTTGCAAGCTGATCGGCGGGTCGGACCTCACCGTCGCAACGGTGCCGGCGCTGCGGCGGGATACGCAGCACCTCCTCGCGCCCGTGGAGCCACGCGATCCGCTGGTGCTGCGTGGAGATGGTGGCCCGACCGCGACGCTGGCCGACATCGTTGCGCCACGCTGCGTGCACAATGGCAATTCCGTCAGCCAGCGCGACGTCAACGACGTCGATGTCGATCTGGTCCCGGCACGCGGCCGCACGCCACGGGCGGGTGCCGAGCTGCCCTGCACCGAGGCGTAGCAGAACCGGCGTGAATTCAATCTGGCTCTGGCCGATTTCGGCATCGCCTACACCGCCGCGCTGGAGCCGGTAAACCCCGAGCCGCTCGGCGAGGATGGCGGCTTTCGCGACAACACCGCGCTGCGCTTTGGGCGGCGACATGTCGCAAGCACCCTGCCGCGGCCGCTCGCCATCTCCTCCGAGGATCCGGGCAGTCAGCTCGTGAACTACCGCCACGAACCCTTCGCGCTCCGCATCAGCGAGGCGACGCCCGATCCAGCGCTCGGTGGTTTCGACTACCGCCAGGCGCGTGCACGTGCCAGCGGGCCCGGCGATTGCGCGGCGGGAGATACGGATTGCCTCGGCGATCCCGCCAATGCCTTCTCGAGCCGCGTCCACCTACGGCGCGACATACGGATGGCTACTGAGTCGCAGACTGTTTCTGTGCACGCCGCGACGCGCGCCCTGCTCACGCGGCCGGGTGAGGCGCAGCGCCTTGATCGGCTGATTGCGGATATCGAGCAATGGCGGCGTGACTTCCTCTGCGCGCTGCACCCGGCCATGCTGCTCGGGTCATGGGATCCCGCAACTCCGCCGGCACAGCGCACCGAACCCTGTGACCCGCGCATCGAGCGGCGTGAGCCCTGGCGGTTGTTCGGCGACCCCGTCACGCCGATCCTGCGCGCCCATGATGGCGACCGCATCCAGATCCGCCTGATCCAGGGTGCTCAGGAGGCGCAGCACATCTTTTCCATGAATGGTGTGCGCTGGCGCCGCGCGCCGGATTCCGCTCATGCCGGCTTCGTCAGCGCGCAGCCGACTGGTATCTCCGAGCATTTCGAGGGGGATATCAATGCCCGTGGCTTCGGTTCCTCCATGCCGGACTACTTCTATTCCTCTGCCTCAGTGGACCAGATCTGGGACGGGGTGTGGGGCGTGCTGCGTGTGACCGCGCCCGACTGGGGGCCGGACCAGCCGATCGCGGCCGTTGCCCCGGCGGAGCGTGTAGGATTCCTCGCCACCGCGCGCACTCGTCCGCTGGCGGAAACCGGCATCGCACAACGCATGGCGCGCCTGCGCTATGCCGCACTCGACGCACCGCGCGCAATTAGCGGTGCCGCTGCGCCAACCGAACCCGAGAACATTCGCGTCGCCGATGTCGCCGCGCAGATCGTGGTACCCGCGCTCGCTGCCGCGATGCGTCAGCCCGCCGCGCGTGACCGCCTGCCGCCGGGCTTCGCGGGCCTTGCCCGCGCGCTGGTCGAACCGGGCGACGCCACGGTTCAGCAGCGCGCCAAGGAAGACGTGCTGCGTATCGCCCGCGCCATGGTGCTACCCTCCGCGATGAACGCGCGCTCCCGCCCCAACGCGGTCCAGGACCAGGAGCGCGCGGTGTGCGGCGGGGCGGCGGTGCACCGGCGCTTCGACGTCTCGGCCGTGCAGGTCTGCAGCCTCTATGGCACTTGCGGCACGCCGCAGCAGCGCGGCATTTCCTACAGCCGGCGCTTCGACATCCGCGACGACCGCGCCATCATCTATGTGTTGAACCCCGAGCAGCGCTGCGACGCCGCCAGTCCCGAACCCGGCTGCGCAGTGACTGAACTGCTACCCAATGACGAAGTGCTCTCGCGATTGCGCGAAGACTTCGCCCATGGACGCCCGGTCGAGCCGCTGGTGCTGCGCGCCCCGGCCGGCGCGTGCATGGAGGTGACGCTGCGCAACCACCTGCCGGCCGTGCTGGATGACGGCCCCGGCCCCGACGGCCAAGTCGTGGAGCGCAGCGCCTATCACAATTTCCTGCCGATGATCACAGACGGCTTCAACGTAAACCAGTTCCGCATGTCGTCCAGCGTCGGGCTGTCCGCGCCGCGGCTGTCGCAGAACCCGGTCTTGGCCGATGGCAGCAATCTCGGCTGGAACGGCCTGCGCATCGATGACGAGATCGACTCATCCGGCGCGCTGTGGACACAGGGCTCGCTCGTGCCGCCCTGCGCGCCTGACAATGCGCAATGTGGGAAGAGCCCGTCCGATGGCGGTATGCGCACCTTCTTCTGGAGTGCGACGGACTTCATCCCAAGCGGCAATGCGCCGGTGGAATTCGGTGCGCTGCCGCTACGCAGCCTTGCCGATCCGATCAAGCATCCGATGCATGGGCTGGTCGGTGCGCTGGTGATCGGCCCAGCGGGGTCCGAGGTCTGCGCTGCCAACCGCTTCGCCCGGCGCCGCACCGATGGAAGCCCCTTGCAGGTCCCCGGCGGGGTGAGTGCGGAGATGTGCCGCGCCGACGGCACCCGCTATGTCGATCATGTCCTCGTCGTGCAGGACGCGGTGAATGCGACGCGCGGCGGGATGCCGATGCCGAACCTCAGCGGCGCCGAGGAGCCCGACGATTATGGGGTCAAGGCGTTCAACTACCGCACCGAGCCGCTCTGGGCGCGCAGCGCCAACGATCCCGGGGTGCCCTTCGAAACGCGCAACGAGGCTGACTACGCCGCGATCCTCAGCTCCCGCCGCGACGGACTAGCCGGCCCCTGTGCGAGCGGTGCGCCGCCGGCCGAGGGCATCGCCGGGTCCGCGGGTTGCGATCCGGAGACCCCGATCCTGCATGCCCGCCCCGGCGAGGAGGTGCGGCTGCACTTCGTCCATCCGGGCGGCCATACCCGCCAGCAGGGCTTCGCACTGAGCGGGCACGGCTTCAGTGCCTTCCCCTGGATGCCCAACCCCGCGGATCCCGAAGGCCCGCCGGTGTTCAGCCGCGATGCCGGTTCCTTCCGTGTCGGGGTGACCAATGGCTTCGGGCCAATGATGGGGGTGACCTACGGGTTCCTGGCCGGCGGCTGTGACCGGGTCGCCATGGACTACCTGCTCCGCAGCCAGGCGAGCTTCCTGTTCGACGGCGGGCTGTGGGGCCTGCTGCGGGTGGAAGGCCCGCCGGTCGATCCGGCGCCAGCCGCGGGGGGCATCGTGCCGTGCCGGTGATCCAGCAGCTCTTCCGGGACAGCGATTTCGATGCCACCTGCTGGTGGCTCGATTGGCTTGAGGATCCCGACCGCTCGCCCAACCGCGTCGCGCCGAATTGCCCGGTCGCGGCCGACATCCCCGGGCAGCGCCGATCCGCCCGCCGCGTGGGCACGTTGCGGCGCGACTTCCCCTATGTGCTGCAGCAGACCACGGTAACGGTCGCGACCAGCGGCCTCGCCCGCGCCTTGCGGGCCTGCGGCAGCAGTTTCGAATGCAACCTGTTTCCCGGCGACGGGTTGCTGGTCGCGGCGCGCTCCGCAGCTCCCGCCGGGGCGGCAGAGGCGCCGCTCTGGCTCTCCTTCTCCAGGCCGGTGAAGGCGGTGGGCTGCTTCGTCGCCGGTAGCAGCGCGGTGCCGGCCGGCACCGGCTTCACCGCCTCGGCCTGGGCGCGGTTGTCCGACCAAGCTGGCTTCGAGCAGGCAGTGACGGTCGCCGGCGTCACCGGGCTGCCGGTGCTGCCACCGGCGGCGCGCGGTGCGCCCTTCCTCGGCCTGCGCGCGACCGGCAGCGACACCATCGCGGAAGTGCGCTTCGACCTGGTGCCTGTGGCGCCGGGGGAGGTCGGGCAGATCGCCCTCGGCACGTTGCTGGTGCAGGGGTGATGCGGCGCCTGTTCGCCCTGCTCGCGCTGCTGCTGCCCGGCCTCGCCGCCGCGCAGGACGCGGCGCCGCAATCCGGCGAGGCGGTGCAGGACGGCGTGCGCATCGCCTGGACCTATGCCCCGCGCGGCGACCCCGGTATTGGCACACTGGAGGTGGCGCTGACCGACGACGCGACCAGTGCACCGCTGCGCTACGAGCGCGGCCGCATTGCCGCCTGGCTGCAGCGCCGCCGCGCCGCGCTGCCCGATGCGGAGATTGCCTGCCCGGACCGCGTGCGGATGCTGGCGGGGCAGGGCATCGGCCAGCGCGCCGACATCGACCTCAACACCTGGCGGTTGGTAACGCTGAACGCCGATGGCACGATCGCGGTCATCAACCCCTTCGTGCCGCTCAACAACGCGAAGCTGGAGGCGATCGTCGAGTTGGGCGGCACACCGCGCGCCTGGCTGCCGATCCCCGAGCGGCTGGAAGCCTGGGTGGTGCTCGCCGATCCGGCGCGGCTGGTGGCGGTGGACCTGCAATCGGCGCGCATCGCCCGTGCCATCGACCTACCGGAGGATGGCGGTCAGGCGCGTCTCGCCTGGGACGGCGCCACGGGGCGGCTGTTCGTGGCGCTGGAGGGACGGGAGGGCCTCGGCGAACTCCGCCCCGACCAGACCGCCGAGGGGCTGCGGCTGATCCCCGGCCGCGCCCCGGCCGCGCTGCTGGCATCCGAGGCGCTGCCTGGCCCGGCGACGGGCCATGCCGATGGGTCGGTGACGCTGCATGCCGCCGTGTCGCGGCGCTGGATGGTCGTCGCGGATGACCCGGTACGGATGCTGCGCCATTCCATCCAGGCCAGGCGCATCATCGCGGCGACGGCGGGCGGGCGGCTCGGCTGGATCGACCCCGGCTCCGCCGATGGCACGGCGGCGGAGCGCGTGCTGGAGCTTAACCATCCGGTGCGGGCGCTGGAACTGACCGACGGCGGCCGGCGGGCGCTGGCGCTGGGCGGCGGATGGGCGAGCCTGGTGGACCTTGCCACCGGGCGGGTCGAGGCGCGGTTCGACACGCTGCCCGGTGCCGATGCGCTGTTGGTCACCGACCGCTTCGCCTATGGCATCAGCCTCACCGACGGGCGGGCGACGCTGTGGCCGTTGGCCGAGTTGCGCCAGGGCGTGGTGAACCCGGTCGAAGTGACGCTCGGCCGCCCGGATGCGACGCCCGGCGTCGCCGCGCAGGCCGTGCCGCTGCCCGGTGGCAGCGGCATGCTGGTCGCCGCACCGGCCGACGGCATGGTGTTCCAGTACGGCGAAGGGATGATGGCGCCGATCGGCAGCTTCTCGACCTACCGCCGCGCCGCGGTCGGGCTGCTGGCGCTCGACCTGTCGCCCCGGGAGGTCGCGGCGGGACGCTATGCCGCTTCCGTCCGGCACCTGCGCGGCGGGGCGCATGATCTGGTGCTGGCCGGGGCCTCGCCGCGCTTCGCGCTCTGCGTGCCGCTGCGTCTGCCGGCGACGGCAGCGGCGCCGATACTGCCGGATACCGCCCTGCGCGTGGAACTGGCCGGGCTGACGCGGGAGGTAGCCGGACCGGCAACGCTGCGGGTGCGGCTGAGCGAGATCGGAGGCGAGACGCCGCGCCTGATCGACGGTGTGGCCGATCTCGAACTCTTGGTCTTCGACCGCCGTACCGCCTGGGAGGCGCGTGCGCCGATGCGCGCGGCCGGTGCGGCGGGGGAATATGCCGCGCGCATCGACCTGCCGGCCGGCGCACGGGCCGAGGCGATGGTGGCCAGCATCTCGCGCGACCTGTCCTTCGCCGCGGGGCGTGTCGGGCCACTGCCCGAAGTGGGCAGGCCATGATCGGGCGGCGCGTCCTGCTGGGCCTGCTCGTCGCGGCGCCCGCATGGGCACAGGGGGTGCGGCTGCCGCCGGTGGTGCTGGTGGACCAATCGGGCGTGCGGCGCGACCTCGGGGCCGTCGCCGCACAGCGGCCGCTGGTGCTGAGCTTCTTCTTCACCGGCTGTACCACCATCTGCCCGCCGCAGACCGCGGCGATGCAGGCGCTGCAGGAGGAACTCGCGGGCTGGCCGGAGCCGCGGCCGCTGCTGCTATCGGTCAGCCTCGACCCCTTCGGCGACACGCCGGAGGCGATGCGCGCCTATGCCGGCCGCTTCGGACTAGAACTCGGGCTGGACAAGGGCTGGCTGCTACTGGGCGGCGATCCGCGCACCCTGCTGCGCGTCTGGCGCGCCTTCGAGCAGCCGGAAAGCCAGCCGGAGGACCATGCGGCGCAGATCTGGCTTGGCGCACCGGGCGGGCGGGACTGGCGGCGGGTCGGCGCGCTGACGCCGCCGGATCGGCTCGCTGCCATGCTGCGGCAGATGGCACCATGATCCACCGCGCCGCCCTTGCTCTCGCCACGCTGCTGGCGGGCGGCGCGGCGGTGGCGGAGCCGCCCGGCCGCGCGTTGTTCCAGGGCCATCAGCCCTTCGCCGCCGGGCGCGACGCGACCGCCAACCGGTTGCCGGCAGCCTATGCCGCCTGCGCGTCCTGCCACGGCCCTGCCGCGGCGGGCCGGCGGGAGGGTGGCGTGGTAGCACCCCCGGTCACCTGGGCCGCGCTGGCCCGTCCGGCGGGGCGCGCCGGGGCCTATGCGGACGACGCGGCGCTGCGCGGGGCCATTGCGGACGGCGTGGGGCGGGACGGGCGGGCGCTCGATCCCGCCATGCCACGCTACCGGCTGGAGGCGGCGGAGATGGCGGCGCTGCTCGACTATCTCACCATTGCCGGAACGCCGCGGGATCTGCCGCCGGGCGTGGCGGAGGACCGCATCGCCCTGGGCACCGTGCTGCCGCTGAGCGGGGCCGCCGCACCGACCGGGCGGGCGGTGCTGGCGGGAATCCAGGCTGGTCTCGCCGGCGCGGTGGTGCATGGCCGGCGGGTCGAATTGCAGGCCGAGGATGGCGCTGCGGCCGGGCCCGCCATGGCGGTACGGCGGTTGCTGGACCAGCCGGTCTTCCTGGTGGTGGGCGGGCTATGGCTGGACGGCGCGGAGGCGGAGCAGGCTCTCGCCGAGGCGCGTGTGCCCCATCTCGGGTCGCTGCTGTCGCGTCGGGACAGTGAGGCCGGGCCCTGGGTCGCGGATCTGCTGGCGCCCCGCCGGGCGCAGCAGGCGGTGCTGGCCGCCGCACTCGACGCCTGCCCGCAGGGAGCGCGCGTCGGCATGCCGGTCGCACCGCCGGAGCCTGGCCACATGGCGATTGCCTGGCAGGATGCTCCGGCGGCACTCGCGGCCGAGATGACCGGGCCTGTGGGCTGCCTCGGCACCGGTCTCGCGGGGGCGGGGCGCATCACCCTGCCGCCCGGCTGGCGTTGGGAGGTCGTGCTGCCCTTCCCCGCCATGCTGGTCGAGGCGGACGGCCCGTGGCAGCGGCTGGGCCTGGCGGCGGCGCGGCTGGCCCTGGAGACGCTCGCCCAGGCGGGCGCGGCACTGCATGAGCACGCGCCGCTCGACGCCCTTCCCACGGCCTTCGAGGCGCTGCCCGGCGCACCGCTGCGCTTCGCCCCGCGCCGCCGCCATGGCTGGGACCCCGAGGTGATGGACCTGACCCCTGCCGCCCGGCCCGAAGCGGCTGGCATGCGGCCATCCGCCCATCGGCATGAGGGAGGCTGAGATGCGCGTTCCGACCGGCTTGCGGGCGGCGTCCCGCCACTTCCTGACCATGGTGCTGCTGGGCGGGGCGGGTTTCGCCGGCGTGCCCGCCGCTGCGCAGACGACGAGCTTCACGCTGATCGGGCATATCGAGGCCTTCAGCCTCGCCAATGCCACCGATCCGCTGTCCGAGGCGACCATGACGGTGCGCGGCATTGCGGTGACGCTGC carries:
- a CDS encoding ABC transporter substrate-binding protein → MSLSRRSLLATPIVLAAAPLSAQTGSSGSVPAAPPRRETLILENPEGVIRNAGWFNIWAINAGSQYNGLQQVAMDTLWYIDPESGLDGPFDNSLAAEPPIYNADFTEMTAKLRRGIHWSDGVEFTATDVVHTVETQIKNPGMRWSAQLILNVDQVSAPDPYTVVFKLKRPNARFHANFMVRFNAIWIMPKHVFEKVADPVRFDFNPPVSLGAYTLHSYDPEGRRFTWQRREDWQRTTLGRFGQPAPRYLSYVDGGPPDKRVIAQLNHELDVVHDVSPEGMFTLARQSEHIQGWFPRFPYAHPDPTLPALIFNTQNPMFQDKRVRWALALLIDIKAVSMASYRGAATISAIALPPTGTHPRDYHGPLQDWLSAFEIDTGKQVIKPYDPGIGAEIAGLVRPSTPNVPTDPTEITRSLGHGWWKPNPRAATELLEAAGYRKRGNNWLMPDGRPFSIKVMVEGETRPVMTRAGTMIAQNWRQFGIDSRIDVAQGTTMSDRRNAGDFETVIAWSVETYGGHPDLAYFLDSWHSQYVAPPGKAQPWRNWQRWSSPEMDAVIERMRRTPFDDPSVVEIGRDYAKLMVREMPIIPLMAYNVFTSMDTTYWTGFPNSEAPFANPVPNWGNSRYMLVRLKPRAA
- a CDS encoding ArsR/SmtB family transcription factor, producing MSDPQNRAFLTVIPEAHAELVRGLASPVRIQILRLLRQHGPLNVNQIGERLDLPQSTVAANVQVLEECRLIETEVVKARKGQQKICHVRFDDIVIRLDGPALTQRSDLVEVAMPLGLYTSCNVRAPCGLCSQRGVIGLLDVPDFFLDPARVEAALIWFSRGFVEYKFPNNAKLIGAQVRALEFSMELSSEVPGTSLNWPSDITLWVNGVRLGSWTSPSDYGDKRGVHTPRWWKLAGSQYGRLTNWRVTENGTFFDGIRLSDVTLLDLALDEHHSIRLRIGIEEDAAHPGGINIFGRGFGNHGQDIVMRLLLA
- a CDS encoding SCO family protein codes for the protein MIGRRVLLGLLVAAPAWAQGVRLPPVVLVDQSGVRRDLGAVAAQRPLVLSFFFTGCTTICPPQTAAMQALQEELAGWPEPRPLLLSVSLDPFGDTPEAMRAYAGRFGLELGLDKGWLLLGGDPRTLLRVWRAFEQPESQPEDHAAQIWLGAPGGRDWRRVGALTPPDRLAAMLRQMAP
- a CDS encoding ABC transporter substrate-binding protein: MIHRAALALATLLAGGAAVAEPPGRALFQGHQPFAAGRDATANRLPAAYAACASCHGPAAAGRREGGVVAPPVTWAALARPAGRAGAYADDAALRGAIADGVGRDGRALDPAMPRYRLEAAEMAALLDYLTIAGTPRDLPPGVAEDRIALGTVLPLSGAAAPTGRAVLAGIQAGLAGAVVHGRRVELQAEDGAAAGPAMAVRRLLDQPVFLVVGGLWLDGAEAEQALAEARVPHLGSLLSRRDSEAGPWVADLLAPRRAQQAVLAAALDACPQGARVGMPVAPPEPGHMAIAWQDAPAALAAEMTGPVGCLGTGLAGAGRITLPPGWRWEVVLPFPAMLVEADGPWQRLGLAAARLALETLAQAGAALHEHAPLDALPTAFEALPGAPLRFAPRRRHGWDPEVMDLTPAARPEAAGMRPSAHRHEGG